From the Natrinema amylolyticum genome, the window CGAGGCGTATCTCCCGGAGGAGTCGGGTTCGGTCGGGCTGGCGGACGCCGACGGACTCGTGATCACGACGCCCCAGTGGGCGTTCGACGACTCGGAGCTCACAGCCCTCGAGTCGTTCGTCGCGGACGGCGGCGCAGTCTTCCTGTTCGATCAGTCGGACTTCGGCGGGAACGATCGAACGGGGGCCCTGAACGACATCGCCGACCGACTCGATCTCGCCTTCCGCTTTAACGGCGGGCAGGTCGAAGACGAGGTCCGGAACGCCGGCCCCGTCTACGAGCCGGTCGCGACGGAGTTCTCGCCCGCGTTCGACTACTTCGACGGCCGAGACGGGATCGGGATCGAGTTCGACCGCGACGGTGAGTACTACGGCCGGGTCACTCGCGTGTTCGACGGCGACACCGTCGAGGTCGAGTTCGACACCGAGTACGGCTACCGCGAGACCGTCCGCAACGTCGGCGTCGACACCGCAGAGACGCCGCCGACGGAGACCAGCCCCAGGGAGTGGTTCGGCGTCCCCGACGACGCGACCGATCACCTCCACGACTGGGGCGACCGCGCGTCGGAGTTCGTCCTCGAGCGGCTGGCACCCGACGGCGCGACGGTCGACGAGGCCGACCTCGAGGGCCGCCACGTCAAGATCACCTTCGACGAGGCGGAGCCGGTACGCGGGAACTACGGGCGACTGCTCGGTTACCTCCACTACGATCCGGACGACTTCGCGGCCGACTTCGACGCCGACTCGTTCTCGGTGAACTACAACCGCCGGATCGTCGCGGACGGGTACGCCCGCGTCTACTCGTCGGGCTTCGCGGCCCACGACGAGTTCGCCGCGCTCGAGGAGGACGCCCTCGCGGCGGGTCGGGGCGTCTGGTCGGCGTCCGACATTGATGCGCTCACCGAAATTCGCAACGAGCCCGTCGAGGACCTGTTCGTCCCGTCGGCCCGGAGCATTCGCAGCGCTCGAGGCCGGAACGGCGGTCCCGTCCGGGACGATCGAGTGGCCGTGTCGGCGGCCCCGAGCGCCGAGCAGCGCCTCGAGGGCGACGGCGTCGCGTACGACGGCGATATTCCGCTGGTCGGGATCGACGAGCGCCGCCGGGTCGCGCTCGTCGGCGGGCCGCTGATCGACGAGCGCTACGAGGAGGGCGAGGGCTTCGGCGCGGACACGAGCGGCTACGGTAACTTCCCGTTCCTGACGAACCTGATCGACCACCTCTCGGAGCCCGACGGCGACGTGATAGTCGCCGGCGGCCAGGGCCAGTTCAATGCCGCAGGCTCGCTCTCCCTCGAGGACTGCAAGTACTATCTCCGCTATCTCGAGGGGGTCGACGCGCGGCTCCGCCAGATAAACGATCTGGAACGGACGCTGCCCGACGAGTCGGAGCCGCCGCGTGCCGTCTTGCTCTCCGCGCCCGCCCGAGAACTCGAGTTCGGAGAACTCCTCGCGTTGCGCGAGTATCGGAACCGGGGCGGCGCGGTCGTCCTGCTCGGCAGCGCGGCGGCCGACGCCGATCACACGCGGAATCTGAATCGGCTTGCCGCCCGGCTCGATACGGATCTCCGGTTCAACGAGGATCGGATCATCGACGCGGAACGGAACCTCGCGGACGATCCCGCGGTCCTCGAGACGACGGCGTTCGACGACTCATTCCCGCTGTTCGATGCCTACGACCCGTCGGACCGTACGGACGAGGACGACGAGGCGGACGAAGCCGATGAGGCACCCGGAAACAGCGACCACGCGCGGGGCCACCGCGGAACCGGTCCCGGAAATAGCGGTAACGCCCCTGGTCACGGCGGTGGCTCGCCGGGTAACAGTGGCAACGCGCCGGGGCATCGCGGCGGGCCGGGCAATAGCGGAAACGCGCCCGGCCGGTAACCCGATTCAGGCGCGAACGCGGCGCCGCTCGAGGTCGGCCTCGAGCCGGTCGGCGGCGCGGAGTCGCACTCGTTTCGCGCGTCGTTTGGGAAGCTGCGAGTCGGTCACGCGGTCGGCGAGCGGGTCGTACGCCGACGGGGTGAATCCGAGTCCGCGCAGGTAGCGTCGGACGGCCCGATTCTCGAGTCCGTCGCGGATTGCCCCGTCGGCGATCGACTCGACGGTGTCGAACGCGGGGAGGCGGAGCGGCTCGTCGGAAGGCGCGTTCGAATCGATGATCGCGTCGGACTCCGTCGGCCGTCCCGAGCCGTCGACCACCGTTCCGTGGGCGTCCGCGCGGCCGACGATCGATCGCACCTCGTCCGCGAGTCGGAGCACCTGACTCGGCAGGGCCGCGTCGGGCGAGCGCCACTCGACGGTCGGCATCGCTCTTCGCAGTCGGACGGGGTTCCAGGCCGCCTCGTAGGGGTCGAACTCGTCGTCGAACGCGTCGGGGTCGACGCCGCGCTCGAGCGCGCGCTCGCGAAACCCGTCGTAGGCGTCCTCAAGTCGCCGGTCCCACTCGGCGACGCTGTCGACGTAGGGCCGGAGCTGGCCCTGTTCGGGGCAGGTCTCGTAACACGAGCGCCGGTAGAGGTACGGTCGGGCGCACTCGAGGATGCGTTCGCCGCGGTAGTGGGCCGAACTGTTGACGAGCGCGAAGGCCGGGTCAAGCGCCGTCAGGGCGTTGAGTTGGTCGACGACGTTTGACTGTTCGAAGTGAATGTGGGTGCCGGCACAGACGCGGGCGTCGTCGAAGGCGGGCCCGACGATCCGGCGCTGGAGGTCGGTGCTCTCCTTGTCACGGTAGGGAATCTCGTCGGGCGAGGCGTACAGCGGCGTCGCCAGCGGGACGAGTCGCTTGTCCTGATCGCGCGCCGCGTCCACGACGCGTTCGATCCGACCGAGCAGCTCCTCGCGGAGTTCGGCCATCGATCCGCACGGGGTTGTCTTGATCTCGAGCATCGGCTCGACGAACTCCGGATCGACCTGATCCGAGACGTCGAGCAGTGTATCGGGTGCGACCAGATCGCCGTCGCCGTCGACGACCCAGTACTCCACCTCGAGGCTTGTGTTCATGGATGTGTCTGGGAGCGCGGTGAGTGGCCCTCGAGCAAGCCGTCACTGGGCCATCCGGCGGACGGCGCTCGGTGAAGGGGCCACGTCCGTGCGGACGGGCGGGCCCTTCGCGTCATCCGAGCCGTCGGCCGATCGGTCTCCCGTTGGATTCGCTGGTAGGCACGATCCACGCGAAGGCGTTGAGCCTGCGAGGGCAGGTCGTGCTATCAGGTACCGACTCCCTCGATCGGCGAGCGTGATACCGGTAACACCAGTGTTACGAGGTTGTATCAACGTATCTGCTGGATTGATATCCCTTCGGTAACATGATAGAACTACATGAGCGACGAAGCGACTGCGGACGACGCGTCAGTGATCGTTGTCGGCGGCGGCCCCGCCGGACTGAGTGCGGCCCTCTTTACCGCGAAGAACGGCCTCGAGACGACGGTGTTCGACACCGACGGAACCTGGATGCACAAGGCCCACCTGTTCAACTACCTCGGCATCGGCTCGGTCGGCGGCAGCGAGTTCATGGCGACGGCCCGCCAGCAGGTCGACGACTTCGGCGTCGATCGCCGCCAGGGCGAGGAAGTGACCGCGGTCAGCGAGGCCGGCGACGGCTTCGCGGTCGAGACCGAGGAGGGGAGCTACGAGGCCGACTTCGTCGTCCTCGCGACGGGCGCGAACCGCGACCTCGCGGAGGACCTCGGCGTCGCGTTCACCGAGGAGGAGACCGTCGACGTCGGCGTCGAGATGGAAACCAGCGTCGAGGGTGCCTACGCGACCGGCGCGATGGTCCGACCCGAGGAGTGGCAGGCCGCGATCGCCGTCGGCGACGGTGCCGCCGCGGGACTTAACATCCTGTCGAAAGTACGTGGAGAACACTACCACGACTTCGACGTTCCCGCGGACGCCGAGCGCGTCTTCGGCGAACTGATCGCGGAGTAATCCCACTATCGAACCCGCGGAGCCAGCCGACTCAACCGACTCACCGAATTCAGTACGATGTCTAACGAATCACAGAACCCAGTCACGCCGGAGCTACCCGACAGCCCCGTCCACACGACGGGCACCGATCACATCACCATCTGGGGAAGCAACGAGGCCGACACGATCGAGTTCTACCAGGACCTGCTCGGCATGCCGCTCGTGCTCCGTCAGCCGAACCTCGACGATCCCTCGCAGACGCACCTGTTCTTCGACACGGGCGACGGTCGCATCCTCACCTTCTTCGTCAGCGACGACCGCCCGTCGAACCGGCGCGGCCAGCGCGGCGGGACGGGTGCCGTCCACCACCTCTGTTTCAGCGTCGACCCCGACGACTACGAGGACACGATGCGGGCCCTCGAGGAGGCGGGCCACCAGTACAACGTCTTCGACCGGGGCATCTTCCACTCGATCTACACCACGGACAACAACGGCCTCGTCATCGAACTTTCGACGGACAAGTACGAGGTCCCGGACGACCGCCGCGGCGAAGTGCTCGCCAAGGCACAGGAGCTCCGCGAGGAAGACGGCGCCGAGTACGCCAAGGACGAGCACCTCCGCGGTGCGATCGAGGCGCTCGGCCTCGAACTGATCGAACACGATCTCCCTGACGCCGACACCGGCGTCGGTGGTGTCCAATGAGCGCGGACGACCGCGTCGACGGTCCCCATCAGGACCAGCAGCTCGTCACCGGCGGGACCGACCTCGCGGAGGCCGAGGCGGCGCTCGTGCTCACCCACGGTCGCGGCGCGGCCGCTCGCGGGATGATCCAGATGGCGAACGAGGTCCATCGGGAGGGCGTCGCCTTCCTCGCTCCGCAGGCGGCCCGCCGGACCTGGTACCCGAACTCGTTTCTCGAGCCCGTCGAGCGCAACGAGCCCGGTCGATCATCGGGCCTGCAGGCCATCAGTGACGCGATCGGCGAGGCCGACGACGCCGGCATCCCGACCGAGCGGATCATGCTGATCGGCTTCTCGCAGGGGGCCTGTCTCGCGAGCGAGTACCTCGCCCGCAACCCGCGGCGCTACGGCGGCCTCGCCGCTCTGAGCGGTGGACTCATCGGTGAGGAACTGGACGACGAGTATCCGGGTGACCTCGAGGGGACGCCGGTCTTCCTCGGCTGTAGCGACGTCGACCCGCACATTCCCGAAGAGCGGGTCCACGACACGGCCGCCGTCTTCGAAGACATGAACGCCGACGTGACGAAGCGGCTCTACGAGGGGATGGGCCACGGCATCAACGAGGACGAGATGGAGTTCGTCTCCGAGATGGTCGCGGCTCTGGTCGACGCTTGATCCGGCTGCACGCGGCCGTACTCGAGGTTCGAATCAGCGAATAACGGTCACCGGGACGGGGGCGCGACGGACGATCGTTTCGGCGACGCTCCCGAGCAGGACGCGGGAGAGTCCGGAGCGGCCGTGGCTCCCGATGACGATGTGCTCGATCTCGTCGTGGTCCGCTGCGAACGAGACGACCTCGCGCGCGGGCTTCCCGACGGCGGTTTCGGTCCGAAACTCGCGGTCGGGATCGCTGACGATCTCCGCGATCTCTTCGGGAAACTCCTCGGAGACCTCCTCCTCTTGTTCTCGAAGCATCTCCTGGACGATCTTGAGACCGGCCTCCGTGGAGCCGTCCGCCGCTTCGATGACGCGCAGCAGGACGATCTCCTCGTCGGGATACGTGGTAAACGCGTGTTCGACCGCCTCCTGTGCGGGTTCCGAGCCGTCGTAGGCCACGAGTATCGCCATACGTTCACTACCACTTTCGGGAGTATATACCGGACGCTGGTGGTCGAGTGTAGCGAGGCGGAAGCCGCGCGAACGTCCGCACTATTCACCCGCTATCGAGGGACAAATTGATATTTCTCTTCGAAATATACCGGCGTACTCGATCCCTTCATATGACTACCAGATCGTTTTCACGGCGTCGCGTGCTCCAACTGACCGGCGGAACGACGATCGTGGGTCTCGCCGGCTGCTCCGGAACCAGGTCGAACGGTGACGACGAACATCCCGACGATGGACACGATCACGGCGATGACGGCCACGAGGGTGGTGGGCACGAACACGATGCAGACATCGGTGACCCGTCCGACTCCGCAACCGTGTCGATGATCACGACGGACGATGGCGATCACTTCGATCCGCACGTCGTCTGGGTAGAGTCCGGCGGCAGCGTCAGTTGGACCAACGAGAGCGGCAGTCATTCCACCACCGCCTATCACACGGCGAACGACGAACCGGGACTCGTCCCCGAGGGGGCAGCCGAGTGGGACAGCGGCGTCCTCTCGGAACAGGGAGCCGCGTTCGATCACACGTTCGAGACCGAGGGCGTCTACCACTACTTCTGCACTCCCCACGAAACGTCCGGGATGATCGGCAGCGTCATCGTCGGCCGGCCCGACCCGCACGAACAGCCCGCGCTCGCCGATCCTCCCTCCGACAAACCCGAAGCCGTTCGCGGAAAGCTGACGAAGCTGAACGAGCGGATCAGGGACGCGCTCGGCCACACTCACTAGCGGCCGCGAATATCGTGCCGTCCGTTGGTCGCTCGCGGCGATTACTCTTCGAACCCGTCCTCGAATCGGAACGTCCCGTCTCGCTGCACCACTTCGCCGTCGACTTCGATGAACGAATCTTCACTCATATCGACGATCATGTCGACGTGCACGGCGGAGTCGTTGGCCTCGTTGCCCTCGCCGACGGTGTCGTCGTAGGCGCGGCCGACGGCCATGTGGACCGTATCGCCCATCTTCTCGTCGAACAGCATGTTGTAGGTGAACTGGTCGATGTCGCGGTTCATCCCGATGCCCAGTTCGCCGAGTCGGCGCGCGCCCTCGTCCGTGTTGAGGACCTCCGTGAGGACGTCCTCGTTTTTCGCCGCCGAGTGCTGAACCACTTCGCCGCCCTCGAACTCGAGGTAGACGTCGGTGATCTCCCGACCCTGATGGTACAGCGGCATGTCGAACAGGACCTCGCCCTCGACGCTGTCGGGCTGGGGCGCGGTGAAGACCTCGCCGCCGGGGAGGTTATGCTCGCCGTGGTCGTTCAGCGTCGGGTTGTCTTCGATGGACATCGTCACGTCGGTCGTGTCGCCGCTCTTGATCCGGATCTCCTCGGCCGGGTCCATGATCTCGACCATGTTCGCCTGGTGCTCGCGCTGTTCGTCCCAGTCCTTGTTGACGGCGTCCCAGACGAAGTTCTCGTAGCCCTCCGTGCTCATCTCGGCGAGCTGGGCGTTGGCCGGCGCGGGGTACTGCGTGAGACACCAGCGCTTGGAGAGGCGCTCCTCGAGAATGGGGCGGTGCGCCTGCTGGTGGGCCGCGCTGACCTCGGGGTCGACGTCGCTGGTCTGAGTGACGTTGTCCGTCGCGCGGATGGCGATGTAGACGTCCGTGTTCTGGATGAGCGCGAGTTCGTGTTCCGGCGTGTCGAACTCGCCATCAGATGAGCGCAGATACGCCCGCTGCTGTCGTTTCCCGGTTCGCTGGCTCGTCGTGATCGGGTTCGCGCCCCGATCGCCGATCACTTCGTGGAGGGCGACGACCAAGTCCTCGGCGACGGGATGGGCATCGACGACGACGTTGTCGCCTTCCTCCAGGTCGACCGAGTGGTCAGCGATGATCTCGGCGTGTTCGCGGATTCGCGGGTCCATGCCCCCGCATTTGTGGGAGGAGGAAAAAATGGTTCGTAATGAGGAACCCGCCGGTCCCACGCGACTGCGGCGCGCTCCCGCCGCTCAGTCGGTCGCGAACCCGTACTCGTCGGTCTCGCCCCTGCCGGGTGCGTCGCTCGAGGAGCCGCCGGTCGCGCCCGGATCGGCCCCCTCGAGATGCGCTCGGAAGAACGAGACCGTCGCAGCCGTCAGGAGGACGCCGACGGGGGCCGAAACGAGCAGTGCGAGCAGGAGCCCCGCACTGCCACTGCTCACCGATACCGACAGGACCGCGGACACGACGACCGCGGCGATCGCGTGCCAGAACGCGAAGCTGAGCACCGGTCCGCCCGCGGTCGTCAACCGAATCGACTGGCGAAACGCCTCGAGAAACGGAGCGTCGTCGACGACGAACAGGAACGGGACGGGGTAGAACACGTAGCCGAGGACGATGATCGCCGGAAACGCGAGCCAGACGAGCGGCCGTACGAGAACGAAAACCGGGAGTACCAGCAGGAACGTGCCGAATGCGACGAGATTGTACAGGACGAACCGCGGCGCGTAGGCGACCACACACGAGCCGACGGCGAGCGGCTCACCGCGGAGTCGCCGATCGAGTCCGCCGACGTACGCCGCCATCAGAATCCCAGATATCACCGCGTACGCGGCGAGCGCGAGGCCGAGCCACGCCATCGTCTCGGCGCTGATCGCCTCGAGCGGGACCGCGACGGTTTCGACGGGGGTCTCGATCGTCACGTCCGGCCCGCCGGATCCGGTCGATCCGACGGGGGTCGTCGGTTCGCCGGTCGGAGCGGGGTCGCCGGGCGCGTCGCCGATCGAGGGGGCGTGCGGGTCCCCGCTCGTGGTCCGCGTCGTCGCGGGTGGATCCGGCGGGTCCGCGAACCGCCACAGGTCCACGAGCGGCGTCGGCAGGAGGAACTCGAAGTTGACGGCGAACCCACGACCGGTGTGAGCGAGCGCGCGTTGCACCTTCTCGAACTCGAGCAACGCGGTGAACAGGGGAACGAGCGCGAACGCCCAGAACTCGTCGAACCGACCGGCGACTCGAGCCGCGTGCTGTCGAAACGAACCCGAACGCCCGTCGTCCGGATCGTCGGCGGGCGTCGACGGGCCGTCGTCCGAGGGCGGTCCGGTGTGCGGAGCGGGAACCATACGTCGCCGTACTCGTGACGGATCAGTGAACCTTTCCCTCGACGCGAACGTCGCGCTCGAGGACGGCGATGCAGACCTCTGAGGTGAGGCGGGGAGTCCGAACCCCCTCGAGAAACGGGGGCGACATATTTCTCCCTCGTTCCGGTATCGATACCTATGATCGATCTGCGCTCCGATACCGTCACGACGCCCGACGAGGTGATGCGCGAGGCCGCTGCGACCGCCGACGTCGGCGACGACGTCTACGGCGAGGACCCGACCGTAGCCGAACTCGAGGCCCGCGTCGCCGACCGGTTGGGAACCGAGGCGGCACTGTACTTCCCGACGGGGACGATGGCGAACCAGACCGCTGCCCGTGTCCACACCGAGCGCGGGCAGGAGGTGATCGCCGACCGACAGAGCCACGTCGTGAAGTACGAACTCGGCGGGATGGCCCAGCACGCGGGGCTACAGGTACGGATGCTCGACGCCGACCGCGGGGTTCCCTCGCCGGAGCGGATTGCAGCAGCGACGGTCGAGGAGGACCTGCATCGTCCCGAGACCGGCCTGCTCTGTCTCGAGAACACGCACAACGCTCGCGGCGGGCTCGCGATCGACCCCGACGCGATCGCGGCGGCGGCCGCGGCGGCCCGCGAACGCGACGTCCCGGTGCATCTCGACGGCGCGAGGCTGTTCAACGCCGCGATAGCGCTCGACGTCCCGGTCACCGACCTCACCGAGCCCGTCGACTCCGTCATGGTCTCCCTCTCGAAAGGGCTCGGCGCGCCCGTCGGCTCGGTGCTCGCCGGGAGCGAGGCGTTCATCGAGCGCGCCCGTCGCACGCGAAAGCTGTTCGGCGGCGGCATGCGCCAGGCCGGAATCATCGCGGGGCCGGCGCTCGAGGCCCTTTCGAACGTCGACGACCTCGAAACGGATCACGAGAACGCGCGCCTGCTCGCTGCGGGGATGGCCGCCGTCGACGGGTTCGACGTGCGAGATCCGGAGACGAACATCGTCCTCGCAGACGTGTCGGGAACGGGGCTCGAGCCCTCGACCGTCGTCGAGCGACTCGCGGAACGGGACGTGTTGGCGACGCCCTTCGGCCCGACGACGGTCCGGTTCTGTACGCACCGCGACATCGATCGCGAGGCCGTGGATCGGGCGCTCGAACGGCTCGACGCCGCGTTCGCCTGACGGGGGCGGGTTACCGTTCGCCGCGCATCCCGTCGCGGAACTCGAGGACCGTCCGTCGGAGGAGGAGATACGCGAAGAAGACCAATCCGAGCAGGATCAGGACGACCGCGATGATGACTGGGTCGTCGGGGAGGAAGCCGATGATGGAATCCAGCATACGCGGCGGCTACACTGTCAGCGTGGTTAACCGTTTCGACCTCGCTCGCGCCCGTGCGACCGGTTCGCTAACTAAAACCGGTCTTTCAGTTTGCGCTGCCTATAACGTCGGCCGGGCCGTCGGTCGAGGTGTGCCTCGATCGTCGGCTCTCCCCTCCCGACTCCGTTCCGAGGGCCGTTCTCGAGATCGAGGCCACTGTCCGTCCCTCCGATCGCGTCGGCCCGCCCGCGGCTCCGCTCCCGTCTGACGGCCGTCGCGGCGGGCGGGTCGACTTCCCCTGCTCTCGGTCCCGCGTCCGATCCGCCCCGCTGACGCTGTGTCCCCTGCCGTCCCGCTCGCCGGCTCACCGGTTCTTCCACCAGTCCTCCGTACTGGCCCCGTTTCCGTGTCACCGTCCTGCGTCGACGTCCCCGTTGCTCCCCGGAATCCGGACCGTTTCGATGACCGTCCCGTCCGGTTCGCGAATCTCGCCGGCGAGGCCGCCGTCCTCGGACTCCTCGAGCACGACGAAGCCAGGTCGATTCCCGCGCGGATCGGCGTGGCTGCCGGGGTTGAGCAACTGAACGTCCTCGGTCTCGACGACCGTCGGCCGGTGGCTGTGCCCGAAGACGACGACGTCGGCCCCACGCGAGCGACCGAACATCGCGAGTCCCGTCTCACCGCCGTCGCGTCGGTGAGTGACGGCGAACCGGACGCCGCCCGCCTCGACGACGCGAGCCGTTGGCAGGCGGTCGCGTACCGCCGCGCTGTCGGCGTTGCCGTGGACCGCGAACAGGCGGTCGCTCTCTTTCCGGAACCCCTCGAGCGCCGTCTCGCTCGTGAAATCGCCCGCGTGGACGACGGTCTCGGCCTCGCGGGCCGCAGTCAGCGCGTCGCCCTCGAGTTCGTGACCGCCGCTACTGTGCGTGTCCGAGAAGATCGCGATCATGGTCATCCTTCGCCCGTCACTGACAGGTTCCTTTCGGATGCGGTCGGCGGTGCCGAGTAGATCGGGGTCGGGAAGCGGTTCGTCCGGGTCCGGCCGATGACGGACCGGCTCTAGAACGGCTTACACTTTTAGGTCCACCCTCCGTAGTCGCCGGCGATGGCCAGTAGCACTTCCGTCGTGCTCGCCGCACTGTTCGCGAACGGCGCGATCGCGATTCTCAAATTCGTCGGGTTCACACTCACCGGGAGTCCCGCCATGCTGTCGGAGACGTACCACTCGATCTCGGACACGGGGAATCAGGTCTTCCTGTTGGTCGGGATCAAGTACGGTGCACAGGAGGCCACGCGGAGCCACCCGTTCGGCCACGGCAAGGCGCAGTTCTTCTACAGCCTGCTCGTGAGCATCATGCTCTTTGGCATCGCCGGCTGGGCGAGCGCCAGACACGGCTACAGCGCGCTGCAGGAGGGCGGCGTCCATCGGGCCAGCGAGGACGTCACGCTGCTCGGCGCACAGTTCGACCCCATCTTCGTCAACTACGCCGTGTTGCTCGGCGCGATCCTCTTCGAGTCCTATGCGCTCTGGAAGGCCTACCAGGGGATCAGTCGCCAGATGGACGAGCACGACTGGACGACCCTCCGCGAGGCGTTCAAAAAGACCAGCGACGTGACGACGCTGACCGCGCTCACCGAGGACTCCATCGCGCTCGCCGGTGCGGGAATCGCCCTCTTCGGGGTGTATCTCACCCGGACCACCGGAAACCCGATGTACGACGCCGGTTCGGCCCTCATCATCGGGATCATGCTCATGGGCTTCGCCCTCGCGCTCGGCTGGCAGAACAAGCGACTCATTCTCGGGGAGAGCCTCGCGAAAGACGACGAGGACGAACTCCGGCGGATCGTCACCGACTGGGACGGCGTCACCGAACTCGTCGACCTCCGAACCGTCTACTTCGGAGCCGAGGAACTGCTCCTCACGGCCGACGTGGCGTTCGAACCCGGTCTCGACGCCGAGACGATCAACGAACGCATCACGCAGATCGAACTCGCGCTGATGGAGCACGACGATCAGATCCAGAAGGTCTACATCGAACCCGAGACGTAGCCGTTTCGCCCCACGCCGAACGCTCTATTCTTCGCGTTCCTCGTCCGTATCGTCGTACCCTGCGACCAC encodes:
- a CDS encoding cation diffusion facilitator family transporter, whose product is MASSTSVVLAALFANGAIAILKFVGFTLTGSPAMLSETYHSISDTGNQVFLLVGIKYGAQEATRSHPFGHGKAQFFYSLLVSIMLFGIAGWASARHGYSALQEGGVHRASEDVTLLGAQFDPIFVNYAVLLGAILFESYALWKAYQGISRQMDEHDWTTLREAFKKTSDVTTLTALTEDSIALAGAGIALFGVYLTRTTGNPMYDAGSALIIGIMLMGFALALGWQNKRLILGESLAKDDEDELRRIVTDWDGVTELVDLRTVYFGAEELLLTADVAFEPGLDAETINERITQIELALMEHDDQIQKVYIEPET
- a CDS encoding metallophosphoesterase, which produces MIAIFSDTHSSGGHELEGDALTAAREAETVVHAGDFTSETALEGFRKESDRLFAVHGNADSAAVRDRLPTARVVEAGGVRFAVTHRRDGGETGLAMFGRSRGADVVVFGHSHRPTVVETEDVQLLNPGSHADPRGNRPGFVVLEESEDGGLAGEIREPDGTVIETVRIPGSNGDVDAGR